The following are encoded together in the Lepidochelys kempii isolate rLepKem1 chromosome 7, rLepKem1.hap2, whole genome shotgun sequence genome:
- the GPX1 gene encoding glutathione peroxidase 1: protein MAAGRLAGLQARPLGAAEPLALGSLLGRVLLVSNVASLUGTTARDFAQLSELQRRYGPGLAVLAFPCNQFGHQENATNEEILLSLKHVRPGNGYEPNFTMFEKCDVNGANAHPLFTFLKEALPFPHDDPMSLMTNPQYIIWSPVCRNDISWNFEKFLIGRDGVPFKRYSRHFETIKIQDDIEKLLQHVP, encoded by the exons ATGGCGGCTGGGCGGCTAGCGGGGCTGCAGGCGCGGCCGCTGGGCGCGGCGGAACCGCTGGCGCTGGGCTCGCTCCTGGGCCGCGTACTGCTGGTGAGCAACGTGGCGTCGCTCTGAGGCACCACGGCCCGGGACTTCGCTCAGCTCAGCGAGCTGCAGAGGCGCTACGGGCCCGGGCTGGCCGTGCTGGCCTTCCCCTGTAACCAGTTCGGCCACCAG GAGAACGCTACCAATGAGGAGATTCTACTTTCGTTAAAGCATGTCCGCCCTGGCAATGGTTATGAGCCGAACTTCACCATGTTTGAGAAGTGTGATGTGAACGGGGCAAATGCTCACCCACTCTTCACTTTCCTGAAGGAGGCACTGCCTTTCCCACATGATGATCCAATGTCGCTGATGACCAACCCGCAGTACATCATCTGGTCTCCAGTGTGCAGGAATGACATCTCCTGGAACTTCGAGAAATTCCTCATTGGGCGTGATGGCGTGCCTTTCAAGCGCTACAGCAGGCACTTCGAAACGATCAAGATCCAAGATGACATTGAAAAGCTCCTTCAGCATGTCCCGTAG